The following is a genomic window from Plasmodium knowlesi strain H genome assembly, chromosome: 1.
CCGTGTGGCACCACGTGCCCCCattggttccttttttgtgtgtgtgtttaaCATAAGATAAAGCGTTAGCTGAACTTTGACTGCTTTTTCTATTTATACCTTATAAAAGTGTTTGCAAAACTGCGTCTTTCGATGCGCACCAGGGAGGGTGTCATcgcaacaaaatggaaaaaaaaaaaaaaaaaaaaaaaaaaaagataacatAACGCAGCGTAACGTGACGCGGCGAAGTAAGCAAAATtaggaacaaaaaacaaaaggggtgGTGTTTTCCCTTTATCTGCGCGGGGTAAAACACTCTACGTAGAAAAGTGGGTGATGTAATAACCcctgtacacatacacccctTCTTCTCCACTTGTTACAATTCCCCGCATTCGACAATATTAATCGGAATTTTGGGCTTATAAATATAAGGTGTGACAGAAacgttttcaatttttttcagcaAAATTAATGAGTCGCTATCTATGATCCTTCCAAAAACAACATTCTTTCCATCCAGCCATTCACATTTCTTCGTGGTAATAAAAAACTGACACCCATTTGTATTGGGCCCACTATTAGCCATGCTGAGTAATCCCTCTTTATCATGTTTTAcatcaaaattttcatcttcaaaattttctccataaaTACTTAAGCTGCCACTTCCATTGTAGTTCACAAAATCCCCCCCCTGAATCATGAACTCTTTTATGACTCTATGGAAGGTGGTGTTTTTGTATCCCACGGGCAGGTTATTTACTTTGTATTCTCCTGTGCAGAACTGTCGAAAATTTTCGCTTGTTTTGGGGACAATATTTTGGAAGAGCTCGAATTTAAATTTCCCCAAGAAATGGTTACCCAGATTTATGTCCATAAATACCACTGGGTTGGATGCGTTCGTTAGTAGGTTGGATAGGTAGTAAGGGATGACTGTGTTTTCGTCTGCTTCTTCCATGATTAATTGATCGACCTGTTTGCCTTTGCTGCGTTTGCTTGATGGTCGCTCCGTTCGATCCTCCTCCCCTTTGGAGGAACTTGCGTTGAGACTTTCTCGGTTGGGGTTTCCCCCTTCTTGCCCATCCCTATTTGGGCTCGCCCCAATCGGATCATCTCTACTGCTTTTCATCTTCTCCGTTGCGAAGGCCTATCGCAAACTGTGGAACTTTGACGTAACTAAAAATTGGGGGGAGGTACCTTTTCTTGCATTTCCGCTTGGCGATGCTACGGAGGGGGGGTTTGGAGCATCTCTTGAAGCGTCTCAACGGgggatcaaaaaaaaaaaaaaaaaaaaaaaagttaaaaaaaggggaaaaaatacatatacatatatatattttttttcattaatggTGGGTGGGGACCAATCACTTGGCTGACATTTCCCCTCCACATGCGAATAGCAACAGTCAACTTTTCGTTggcgttatttttttctcaccacCGTGCTCCTCTCcacttttgttttcatttttctgtgcCTATCcaattttcctccatttggttaccccccctttttataatctgcttccttttttttttttttttttttttttttttttttttgtgcgccCAGAACTGGGCACTACCCAATTTGCCACGGCAACGCCCCGGTTCCGCCTCACGATATATATTGTATCCCGCCACGGCCTACAATTGGTGTGCGGTTCCAATGAAAGGTGCACAAAATGACGGAATGTATTTCCACCTGTTTGTTTGTCACTTGCATGTATGCTCCCTAGTACACTTTACTGTTCCATCTGAAGCATGGTGaggtttttcttcccctcctaTGGAAAAGGCCCGTATAGTAAAATGTGAGGTTCTTAGTAATGATACCTGTCCGAATGCCGCGACTGTCGCTGTGATTGTCGTTACGACAGAGGGATTAATCACCACCTTCAAGGGGAACCACGTGGCGTGCACAACTGGTTTGTGCGTGCGTCCTTGGCgtgtcccattttttttcacaataaGAATGTAGTGTGGCTTCCTCTCACGAGACGCGACATGTAGTGCGCAGCATAGGAACGTTCGCACAGtaattgtttatttttttttttcccccttccgcattcattctgttcattccgttcattcctttcttccttcttttttttttttttttttgtttttgttctttttttgttattttttttttcccaattttttgctttcctgGCGAAGCTTGTCAATTTTCCCCTGGAGAAAGTCTTAAGCGATTTTTCAGTGGAGTACTTTGTCCAAAAAGGAGGGAGCGAAGTTTCTCACTTGttcactgtttttttttttgtgtgaacgttgtttgtgtgttttgtatacctttttttttttttttttttgtatgtctACTTtgtacaacttttttttttttttttttgtatgtctACTTTGTACAACTTTTttgtcccccccccaaaagatGAATAAGAGACATGACCGTACGTAGCACCCGCAACTACCACACGAAGCCACAGGAAGAGGAGTCGGGGTCGAGGGAGGCGAATATCTACTGGGAACAGGTCAATTTATGTCCCACAATTTCTATCACCGAGTTGGATCcatggaaggaggaagaagtttGGACAATGGAAGGTGGAAATACTGATGGGGAAGGGACAAACAGGATAATGGTGAGCAAGGCGAAGTCGCTTAGCTCAAGTGGGCGGAAGAAAAACGCACTGAAGAAAATGGAGACCCcttttggaaaagaaaaaaatgattcgaaaaataaaggagaaactcgaatggaaagaaagaagacaaGTGtaggttggaaaaaaaacgggcTTTCTACTTCGAATGGTACACTTTTAGTTGGTACTCATTGGGACCATCGACTAGACCCCTGTCTAGGCGCCCGATACGgactgaagaagaaaaaccaaCTTGGTAAGAACTCAGTGGAATCCCCCAGCGTGAGAGAAACAGCCACTGCACTAGGTACACATAACTGGAAAGAACCCCCCCTGAGCGAATTAAAAAGAGAATGCAAAATGATGATAATAAAAAGATGCAATAAAAAGATAAAGTCTCAGATACAAGTTAAGGAATGCGTTAAGTatacaaaaaattgtaaagcaTCTTTCGGGAAAAGAACAATCAGTAGAGTGGGAACTCCTCATCCCTTTCATTGCAATCCTCTAAGGGGAgagacaaaatggaagaaaggggaaCATGAATCTCTATCAAGAAGTGTGCACAGGAAGATTCCCACAGGGGGGAGAGTGAAAAATGTCCCCCAGGTAAAATCCCAAAGTAGGAGAAGTGTGAAAAGCGCTACGAATAAAAGGATAGAACCTAACAAAATTAAACAGGTGGTGAAGAATCCACCGAAGAGGATGAACCACGTAGGGAGGAAGCATGAGCAAAGGGGGGAGATTCCCCAAAGGATTGGCAGTGCCAATGTTAGAAGAAACATTACGGGGAGTGAGAAGATGCACGTAGGAAAGAGAAGCTGCAGGAAGAATGGCCCCCCCCTCGCTGGGAGAACATGTTCCATAAGGATGGGGAGCAGGGGAGGGGGAGAGACCTCCCTCGGCTGTCTCAAGAGGGAGAAAGCGAAAGTGAAAGAAAGCGAGAGGAAAAACGTTAAAGAGGacgagaaagaaaaatggaacgaCGAAAGAGGCAAAGGAGAAAGGCACTCTAGCGCCAATGTCAGAAGTCGCATAGACGACAAGCGCCAGGAACTTCTCTGCAGTTTTAGACAAAGACTCTCGGCGGGAAGTGCTCTCGGGGAATTGGAGGGGAGTCGCACAGGGGGGAGGGTTCCAAGAAAGTTGGAGAGAGAGATGAGATGCGGCGTTATGAACACGCACGTCTACGCTTATGTGGGTAGCCCATCCGGGGAGTACAATCGGGATGCACCTGAAAGTGAGGAGGAAGgtgagaagaaggagagcTCGTTGCTACATCACCCCCTTTCAAGCAACACATATGAAGTAAATGAACCATGTACCTATGACCACGTTACGCACtgtggaaagggaagggaaaggagcaCTATAAAGATCAACACATGGAGCAGT
Proteins encoded in this region:
- a CDS encoding peptidyl-prolyl cis-trans isomerase, putative; translation: MKSSRDDPIGASPNRDGQEGGNPNRESLNASSSKGEEDRTERPSSKRSKGKQVDQLIMEEADENTVIPYYLSNLLTNASNPVVFMDINLGNHFLGKFKFELFQNIVPKTSENFRQFCTGEYKVNNLPVGYKNTTFHRVIKEFMIQGGDFVNYNGSGSLSIYGENFEDENFDVKHDKEGLLSMANSGPNTNGCQFFITTKKCEWLDGKNVVFGRIIDSDSLILLKKIENVSVTPYIYKPKIPINIVECGEL